Part of the Halodesulfurarchaeum formicicum genome is shown below.
GCCAGGTCGCGTTCGTCGGATTTCTCGGCTCGCTCGCGGTGATGGGGGTGTTGCTCTCCTTCGTCGGGGTCGAACGCATCGGACAGGCCCTCTCGGCAGCGAACCCCCAGCTAGTCGGGCTTGTCGCGGCCTTCGGCCTCGCACAGATCACCGCCTGGGGCCTCTCCCTTCGCACAGTGCTTGGCTCGCTCGGCGTGTCCGTCAGCCGTCCCAAGGGGATCGCCCTGTACGCCTCGGCGATGTTCGCGAACAACGTCACCCCGTTCGGTCAGGCGGGGGGCGAGCCAGTCACCGCCTACGTGATCAACCGGGTGACCGACACGCGATACGAATCGGCGCTCGCGGCCATCGCGACCGTCGATGCGGCCCACATCTTCACCTCGATCTCGATCGCGGTGTTCGGGGCGCTTTTGACCGTCACTGTCTTCTCGCCGAACCGCAAGCTGACCCAGGTCGTGCTGGCCGTGTTCGGAATCGCGGCCCTGCTCACGGCCCTGGCCGGAATCGGGCTGCGGTATCGGCGGTCGATCATCGAACGGATCGAATCCCCGATTCAGCGGGGCCTCCACCGACTCGGCGAGGCGCTCCCGGCGGCCGCCTCCCGATTCCTGCAGGCGGCCCGGAAGCGATACGTTACGTTCAGGGCCGATCTGGGTCGAGTGGCGTCGGATCGG
Proteins encoded:
- a CDS encoding lysylphosphatidylglycerol synthase transmembrane domain-containing protein, which encodes MRRRQVAFVGFLGSLAVMGVLLSFVGVERIGQALSAANPQLVGLVAAFGLAQITAWGLSLRTVLGSLGVSVSRPKGIALYASAMFANNVTPFGQAGGEPVTAYVINRVTDTRYESALAAIATVDAAHIFTSISIAVFGALLTVTVFSPNRKLTQVVLAVFGIAALLTALAGIGLRYRRSIIERIESPIQRGLHRLGEALPAAASRFLQAARKRYVTFRADLGRVASDRVTLVTALGFSSAGWLFEVGALAVALWGLGGPVPLATLLVVIPVGKLAGFMPLPGGFGSIEATLVALLVATTPVDSGLATAAVLLHRAATYWLPTLLGGGVSLTLGARARLG